The DNA region AGCTGTCCGGTTGCTTTCCATTTTTAATTCTAATACCTGCAAGGAGGCAAAAGAGTATTAGTTTGATGCTAAAAGTTGTAAACAAATGTAAAAATCGATCATCCGCCCTTCCACCAAACGGGCAGGATTGCTAATCTGAAAAAATGGAACAACAATATCCCGTACTCATAGTTGATGATGATGCAAAGCTCAGAGACCTGCTGACCCAGTACCTTGAAGGATACGGCTATAAGGTCAGCACTCTGCCTTCCGGGGAAGGTATCATCGAAGAAGTCAAAAACTCTTCCCCGGCAATCGTCATTCTCGATATCATGATGCCCGGCAAGGACGGCCTTGAAGTTCTGCGCGAACTGCGCCCCCATTCCAATGTCCCGGTAATCATGCTCACTGCCAAAGGTGAGGACACTGACCGCATTGTCGGCCTTGAACTCGGTGCGGATGACTATATATCCAAGCCCTTCAATCCCCGCGAATTGCTGGCCCGTATCAAGGCTGTGCTGCGCCGGGCACAGGAACCGGACCGAACCGCGACACAGAATTCAGGGCAGATCAAAGTAGCCGGAGTAGTTCTGCATCTGGCGCACCAGAAACTGGAAATCGAAGGCGAATCCGTGGAGCTTTCCTCCACTGAATTCAAACTGTTCAAGGCATTAATGGATAACCCGGGCCAGCCCATGACCCGCGACGACCTGATGACCTCTGTATGGGGCAAGGATTTCAACGCCTTTGACCGCAGTATTGATGTACATATCAGCAAACTACGCGCACTTCTAAAGCCTTACCCGGACCATGAATCCCGCATCAAAACCGTCTGGGGAACCGGATACATGTTTGTGAGCGAATAATGAAAATCAGCCGTATTTACCTGAAATTTTTTCTATCCTTCATGCTGGTGCTGATTGTCTCGGAACTGGCAATCTTCGGCCTGTTGCACATGTCATGGGAACAAAGCCCGCGCGTAAACCACATGGAACGCCAGATTTTCACAGTAAAAGACCTTGCAGAAATGGAACTGGGTACAGCGCACTTATCTCCCGAATATGAAAGAAAAATACTTACCCCCCTCCTGAAGACTCTGGGAAACTCATTGCAGGCTGATATCTGGATTACCGGTCCTTATGGAGAAATAGTAGCTTCGTCGGGCTCAATGATCCCTGATATGTCAAAATTTAAGCAGGGAGAAACCGCCAAAACTAAAAGCGGGGCATACGTATATAAAAAACGTAATGACGGCATGAAAAGCGTATATGGAGTTTATACCGCCCAATTACCTGTGGGCTACCCCTTTACCTACCATCTCTTCCACTCATTTCGTAAGTTTGACGAAGAAATCTGGTTCATGCGCGCACAGATAGTGCTGACCATAATTGCCGCAATTTTCCTTATTCCTGTCTCAAGACGTGTAATCCGCCCACTTAGAAAACTGACTGCCTCAGCATCCAGAATGGGAAAAGGAGACCTCAAGCAACGAGTTGAAATTAAAGGTAAAGATGAAGTTGCCGAACTGGGACAGGCCTTTAACAACATGGCTGAAGGGCTGGAAAAAATGGTAAAGTCAAGCCGGGAGCTGACTGCCAATGTTTCCCATGAGCTACGCAGTCCGCTGGCAAGAATGCGTATCTCCCTTGAAATGCTCAAAGAACGTATTGAAGACGGAAATACTTCCGGATGTGACAATTTCATTAACGGCATGCAATCTGAAATCACCCACATGGATAAACTCATCGGCAGGATCATTGAATTCTCCAAGCTGGATATGCAGAAACGTCCCGCACTGAATGAAACTGCCGACCTGAAAGGATTGATTGTCGATCTGCTGGAGCAATACAAATATATTGCAGACCGTAACAATCTCAACGTAACAACCGAACTTGCAGAGCTGAAACTTCCCAATTGCAACCGCAATGGAATCCGCATCATTATGGACAACATTCTGGGCAATGCTTTCAAATATACTGACCCAGAAGGCACAATCTCCGTTGATCTGGATGAAGATGGTGACAACGTATGCATCACTGTGACCAATACACACGCACCGTTACTGGAAGAAGATCTTGAAGAAATATTCAATCCGTTTCATCGCCTGAAGGCACAGGAAATTCCCGGATCAGGGTTAGGCCTTGCCGCTGCCAGAAAGTTGGTCCGCATTCATGGTGGAACTATTAAAGCTGAAAACAGCGCGCAGGGATTCAAAATTATAATGACTATCCCCACAAAACAAGTTTAACGGATAGAAAAAAGAAGGTTTTGATGAGTATCACCCTGAGTTTCGAACTGGAAAATATCGACTGGCCCCAAATAGCTGAAATATTCGAAAAAGCCCCTCTCGGCACCCGTGATCCTGAAAAACTGGCCCGAGCCGCAGCCAACAGCGAACTGGTCTGTTTTGCCAAGGACGGCGGCGAATTCATCGGCTTTGCCCGCGCTATCACTGACGGTGTATTTCAAGCAGTAATCTACGACCTCTGCATCCTCCCGGAATACCAATCCCACGGGCTCGGCAAGAAAATCATGACCGCCATGATGGAAAGGTTAGAATCAATCAACATTATCCTCTTTGCCGTACCGGACAAAGAAGGATTTTATGAAAAACTCGGTTTCAAACCCATGCTCACGGCCATGGGTTGTTTCAAAGATGAAGAAGGAATGATTGAGCGGGGGTATTTGGAGGGGTAGGAGTTAACATTACTCGAGTTAGAATTCGTTTATAAAGTCAAATTTATCCAAAAAATGGAACGAGACACGATTTCTCGTTCCATTTTTTGTTTTTTTTCCATATATTGACTTTGTCAATGTGAGATTTTCACCCAAAACACACCATGGGATTAAATATGCTTTTAGAATTCAGTGTCGCCAATTTCCGGTCAATCGGGGAAGAGCAGACTTTATATATGCAGCCCGCCTTTAAGAGTAAGGATGAGGATCACAATATCCTTGAAACAGGTATTAGGCGTGAACCGCAGGCTTTGCCTGTTGTGGCTATTTTGGGGGCTAATGCTTCGGGGAAGTCTAATATTTTGAAGGCACTTGACACATTACGACAAATCATTTCCATCTCTGCAAACAGAACTAAAAATGATAACTACTCAGATTACTCTTTTAAACTCAATCCTGACTACTCCCAAAAACCAACTATTTTCAAAATTAAATTCTTATCTTTTGGGAAGATATACACATACCATATAGAAATTACCCCTGAAGCAATCACTAAAGAAAATTTAACCGTTGTTAGCTCCGCAAAGGGTTCCAGAATTAAGACATTAATTAAGAGAGAAGGACAAAAAACAGAATTTCACAAATCCATATATCATAAAAAATCTTTTTTAGACTTGTGGTCAGCAGACTTGAACAAACAACAAACAGCGTTAGCATACTTATCTAATAAAGGTGAGGTAGATACTCTAGAGTCAGTTGTAGAATGGTTCTCTATAACAGGGTTAATCTCTCCTGATGCTAGAGCACATCTAGTCACAGCTAATACTATTATGCGACAAAATGAAAAAAAAGACCCAATACTAAAATATCTTCAAAATGCTGACTTCAATATTTGCGATATAAAAATAACAAAAGGAAACACAGCAAAAGAAGACTTAACTGAGAAACAACGTGAACTGCTACAAGTAACAAATGGAAGATTTCACCCTGATTTAAAAACACACTTTGCTCACACAGACACAGAAGGAAAGATTATATACCTAAGTCTTGAAAAAGATGAATCCAACGGAACTAAAACATACTTTGCCTTAGCAAGCCTTATACTTTCAGCGCTACAAATTGGTGCTACTATGTGGATTGACGAATTAGATTTATCCCTACATCCCTATCTAATTCGAAGAATTATTCAACTTTTTACAAACAAAGAAACAAACCCCAAAGGAGCTCAATTAATCTTCACAACTCACGACGTAACCGTCATGGATAAATCACTACTCCGCCCAGATGAAATTTATTTCACGGAGAAAGACAAAGAGACCTTCGAGACTAAGCTTTACAGCTTATCCGAATTCAAAGGGATGGGGAGTGTTTCTAAAAACGACCGAGGGGAAAAACTATATAAAGATTATCTGAATGGACGATTTGGAGCAGTGCCAGATGTAGACTGGGAGGGAGGCATTTAATGGCCCGCCCTAAAAGACCATCCAAATCCCTGCGCCGTAAAAAAGTTAATGTCCTGCTGGTTTGTGACGGACAAACTGAGCAGAACTACGCCAAGTTTGTTCTCAACGAGTGCCTTTCATCTAAGAACAATCCCGTAGTAATCACACCTAAAACATTCACACTTGTAGATCAGGCTCTACGCTATATGGACCGCGACCCGAAAGATTTCGACGCGGTCCTTTTCTTACGCGACCTTGAAAACGATCAACTTTCGCAAACACAAATCAACAATTTAAAAGCTGAACTGGAGCAAATAACCAAACTCGGCAAAAAGAAAAAAGAAAAAAGGAAGTGGGCTGTTTTCTATAATTATCCGGCAATAGAAATCTGGTACGCACTGCACTTTTGCGACAAAATCAATGCCTGTAGAAATGCTGGTGACTCTGAACGACAATTAAAAGCAGTCTTTTCCGCTTATGAAAAACCAATGCCACGCAATAAAAAAGAAGCTGAAGTGTTCTGCATAAACATGGATGATGCTATCAAGCGTAGCAAAAGTTTAAATATTACTGCCGCCCTCCCCTACGCCAACCAACTAAAATCCCACAAACCACTAACAAACCCTATGACCGAAATGCCCGAACTCATAGAGTTCATCAAAAAGGTCAAACCGATCTCATAAAAATTTCCACAAAGAAACTCCCGCCAGCCAAAGCCAGCGGGAGTTCGCTACTCAATCTAATAAATTCCAATCAATACTATTTCTTCCAAACCTTCATAAACTCAGCACTACTCTTGCCGGAATCAATGTGCTTGATAAGTGCGGAGCCGAAGACCGCCGCATCGACCAGCCCTTCGATTTCCTTAAGCTGCGAAGGCTCTTTGAGACCGAAGCCGAGAGCCACCGGAATATCAAAGACTTCCTGCGCCTTGGCGAGGCCGGTCTTGACTTCTTCGGGCAGGGAAACGGTGCCTCCGGTGGTACCAAGAACTGAGACGTAGTAGCAGAAACCGTTGCCGCCCTTGGAGTAGAGAGCCATGCGTTCGGGTTCGGTATTGAGGCCTACCAGCGGGATGAGCGCGATGTCATGTTTGGCGAGTAGATCGCGGAATTCCACACCTTCCTCAAAAGGCAGGTCGGCTATGATCAGACCGTTAACCCCGGCAGCCTGTGCATCCTTGGCAAACTTTTCCAGCCCGTATTGCAGCACCGGATTGTAGTAGCCCATGAGCAGCACCCCGGCATCAATCTTGGCGCGGTGCTCGGAAAGTCCGGCCAGAATCCATTTCAGATTGATGCCGTCATCAAGGCACTTGAGAGAAGCGGCCTCGACCACCGGACCGTCTGCCACGGGATCGGAAAACGGCATGCCTATTTCAATTACATCCGCACCGTTCTCGTCCAGTTCAAGGATTTCTTTCCAGAACTGCTCGCGGTTAGGATATCCACCGGGCAGGAACGGAATCAGTCCGATGCGCCCTTCAGCTTTAGCTTCATTAATTTTATCTGCAAGTTTGGTAATACTCATTTTATATTTCCCCTTATTGACCATGTTCGGCGAGATAATCTTCAAGAATACCCATGTCCTTGTCGCCGCGACCGGACAGGTTGACTATGACGTTTGCATCTTTGGGAATGGAATCCCGGTTCTCCAGCACCCATGCCACGGCGTGGGAACTTTCCAGCGCGGGCAGAATGCCTTCCTTGCGGCAAAGCATCTGAAATGCATTAAGTGCCTGATGATCATTAACCGTGCCGTACTGGGCGCGACCGGATGCGTGCAGATGCACATGCTCAGGACCTACGCCGGGATAATCAAGACCGGGGGCAATTGAATGTGACGGCAGGATCTGCCCTTCTTCGGTCTGGAGCAGCAGGGTGTTCATGCCGTGCAACACACCGGGGGTTCCCAGATTGATAGGTGCGGAGTTGGTGCAACCCGGTTCCCCGGTTCCCGCAGCCTCAACGCCCACAATCTTGACTGATTCTTCCTGCACAAATTCATGGAACATGCCGATGGCATTGGAGCCGCCGCCCACGCAGGCTACTACCATATAAGGAAGCTCGCCTGTTTTTTCCTTGAACTGGGCCTTGGCTTCACGACCGATAACAGCCTGAAATTCACGCACCAGCAGCGGGAAAGGATGCGGTCCCGCAGCAGTGCCGAAGCAGTAATGAGTGGTCTGCTGCGCTGCAATCCATTTACGCAGGGCGGCGTTAATAGCGTCCTTGAGAGTCTGTGTGCCGGATTCAACAGGCACACACTTGGCACCGAGAAGTTCCATACGCCGAACGTTATGAGACTGACGTTTCACATCCAATGCGCCCATATAAATTTCACAGTCCAGATCGAGCAGCGCGGCTGCGGTTGCAGTCGCCACGCCATGCTGTCCGGCACCTGTTTCGGCCAGCAGCATGGGTTTGCCCATCATTTTTGTCAGCAGGGCCTGCCCCACGGTGTTGTTGACTTTATGCGCTCCGGTATGGGCGAGATCTTCACGTTTGAGCCAGAGGTTAAAGCCCAGATCACGGGAGATATTTGCGCAATGGGTAAGCGCGGTGGGACGGCCCACGAAATCCTGCAAAAGGCGGGCGAACTCCTGCTGGAATTCAGCGGATTTCATGATCTTTTCCATGGCCTCTTCAAGCTCAAGCAGCGGCGGCATGAGCAGTTCAGGTACAAACTGTCCGCCGAAATCTCCAAAATATCCTCTTTTCATAATCTTATCCTTATTTTATATGCCTTCGGCGACCCTGCCGGGGGCCTTAAACCCTTTTGAAAAAGGGTTTAAGAATCCCAAAACTTTTTATTAGGCTTCGCCGTGTTATGTGGCAATTTATTTCTAACGATTCATGACCGCAAAAGCCGCGCCCAGTTTATTTTTATCTTTTTTACCCGGCTCTGATTCCACTCCGGAATTCAGATCAACACCGTTCGGTTTTGCTGTGCTCAAGGCATCTGACAGATTCTCTGCGGAAAGCCCTCCAGCCAAAAGCCATGGAACCGGGATGGTTACATCTTTAAAAACATTAAATGCCATTGCTACCCCATGTCCGCCGCCGGATTTACCGGCATCAAAGAGCATGTAGGCGCAGTGGGGAGCGAAGCGGTCGATATCCGCCTGAAGTTCTTTCAGCGACTCATATTTCTGCGGCCAAAGCACTTTAATTACCCGCTCTTTGCCCACGGCCTTGCAGAATTCTTCATTCTGACCGCCATGCAGTTGCGCAAAATCAAGATTACCGTTTTTTAAGATTTCGATCACTTCCGCTACGCTTTGCTTGACGAACACGCCTACTTTTTTTGCACCCTCAGTTTTGATGGAACGAGCAAAGTCTGCGCCCACATTGCGCGGGCTGGACGGATGGAAAATGAATCCGAGAAAATTTGCACCCAACTCTTCACACATGGCTGCATCTTTTACGGATGTCATTCCGCAAACCTTAACCAGCAAACTCATGAACGACCTCCCTTAACCAGGGCGGCAAGCTTGGCCTGCGGGTCCGGGCTGGACATAATTGATGTGCCGATGAGCACAGTATCATAACCCAGTTCATTCATCTGTGCGCAGTCCTCAGGCTCACTGATTCCGCTGGCACAGATCCATATTTCGCCCTCTTCCTTGAGCTTAATGAACTCAATGGAACGATTCATGTCGATGCTAAGGTTATCGAGATCGCGGTTGTTAATCTGAATAATCCGCGCCCCGGCCTGCTTGGCCCGTTTGAGATCTATATCATCAAAAGCTTCCACCACCGCATCCAAGCCAGCAGCATGGGTTTGCTCAATCATCTCCTTGAGATAACCGTCATCCTCGAACATGCGTACAATGATCAGCAGTGCCGACGCCGGGGTAGCCAAAGTCTGCTCAATCTGCATCAGGTCGGTAAGGAAATCCTTGCGCAGCATGGGCAATCCGCTCGGTTTAATCTCATCAAGATAGCTCAAATTACCCTTGAAGTACTCCTCTTCGGTAAGAACGGAAATAGCCGAAGCACCTCCGGCAGCGTACATCTTGGCAACATCTGCCGCGCTCAGCCCAAGGTTGATGTCACCCTTGGACGGGGAAGCACGCTTGTACTCGGCAATGACTTTCAGCCCGTTTTCATCGCGGCGGATGGCATTAGCAAAGGAAAGTCGCTCGCCCGCATAAAGGGTAAACATTTTCCCTCCGGCCTGCGTCTGAGCCTTCATACGGGCGAGCATATCGAGTTCTGCCTGTTTTGCTTTTCTGAATTTATCAAGCATGGCCTAGCATTCCTTGTCCACGCCTTTGGCGACCTTGGCTTTGGCTTTTTCCATGCCCTCAGCAAGGGAAACACCATCCAGAATTGATATGGCTGCGCCAAGATTCAGGGCCACCATATCGAGCATGGCCTGCGGGGCGGTGCCTTTCAGCACTTTCCGAATAGCCGCCAATGCGTCGGGACGATCTTTAACCGCCACATCTTCGGGTTTGGCTGTTGCAAATCCGTAAGCAGCGGGATCAATCTGTACTTCAGTCAGTTTGCCGCCTTCAACCAGAATGGCTTCGTTCACGCCGAACGGGGTAAGCTCGTCAAAATTACCCGCACCGTGAATAACATAAGCTTTTTCCACATTGGTCAGTACCAGCACTTCAGCCATAAGCCGCAGAATCTCCGGCCTGCCCACGCCCAGAATCTGGTGGGTGGGACGAGCGGGGTTCAGCAGGGGGCCCATGAGGTTAAACAGGGTCGGAATTCCCAATTCTTTACGGATCGGAGCAATTTTTCCAAAGGCCGAGTGGTAATTGGGGGCAAACATGAACACAAACTTGTCTCGCAGCAACACATCGCGGGCTTCATTCACTGTAGTGCCCAGCGAAACACCCAGATCTTCCAGCACGTCAGCACTCCCGCAAGAAGAAGAAACCGCCCTATTGCCATGTTTGGTAACCAGATAACCCATATCGGCCAGATAAATAGCTACAGCGGTTGAACAGTTAAAACTATTGGAGCCATCGCCGCCTGTGCCGCAAGTATCAATGCACGAACTATTAATGCCTTTAATCAACTTGGCTTCACGCAGGGCCGCGCGTACGCCCGCAGCAACTTCAACAGCGGTCTCACCTTTGGTTCGCAGTCCCATGAGCAGTGCTCCGGCCTGCGCGTTAGTCATGTCGCCGGAAAAAAGTTCTTCGAAAACCGCATCAGCCTGCTCAGTGGTCAAGTCCTGACCAGACGACAGAGCGGTCAGGGCTTCGCTTATAATCTGTGACATTTTTTTATCCTTCTATATATAATGATAGAGTTTAAATCTTTCCGTCCAGAAAGTTCTTTAAGAGCTTCGGTCCATCCGGGCTGAGGATTGATTCCGGGTGGAACTGCAATCCGGCCCAAGGACGATCTTTGTAACGCAAGCCCATGACTTCATCCTGATCAGTCCATGCGGTAAGTTCCAGCTTGTCCGGTGCTTCATCCACGTTGACTACAAGGGAATGATAACGGCAGACGTTGAACGGATTATCCAGTCCACTGAAAATCCCTTCATTTTTGTGATGAATATCGGAAGTTTTGCCGTGCATGATCCGCCCGGCTCTCACCACTGGTGCTCCGGCAAAATGGCCCAAGGTCTGATGACCGAGGCAAACGCCAAGTACGGGAATTTCCTTGGGCAGCCGGGATAGGAATTCAAGAGAAAGACCTGCGTTTTCCGGGGTACTGGGACCGGGGGAAAGACAGACCCGCTCCAGCTTACCGGACTCGGCCAGTTCGAGGATTTCCTCGCGATCATTGCGCAGCACCAGCGGGTCAGCACCAAGCTGCTGGAAAGCCTGCACCAGATTGAAGGTAAACGAATCAAAATTATCCACGAGTAAAAACATCACCGCCCTCCGACTGCAGAATTTCCTTGAGAACCCTTGCCTTGTTGTTACATTCCTTCCATTCCATTTCAGGATCGGAATCATAAACGATCCCGGCCCCGGCCTGCCAATGGCATTTGCCGTCACGAATCCACATGGAACGGATGGTGATTCCGGTATCAAGGTTCACGGTATCTTTATCCAGACCGATAAAACCGATGCAGCCGCCGTAAGGACCACGCGGAACTTCTTCGATCTCGGAAATGATTTCCATGGCCCGGATTTTCGGGGCCCCGGAAAGGGTTCCCGCCGGGAAGGTCGCCTGAAGCACGTCAATGGCATCGTGGTCATCACGCAAATCAGCTTCCACGTAGGAAGTGATATGCATAACGTGGCTGAAGTATTCAATCTGTTTGAACTTCTCCACCGAGACCGAACCGGGCTTGGCAATGCGTCCAAGATCGTTGCGACCAAGATCAACAAGCATGACGTGTTCGGCAATTTCCTTGGGATCAGCGAGCAACTCTTCAGCAAATTTACGATCCCCGGCAGCATCTTTGCCGCGCGGACGGGTTCCGGCGATGGGCCGAACTTCCAGCCTGCCCTTTTCGCAGCGGGCCATGACTTCTGGAGAGGAACCGAGCAGAATATCTTCACGGCTGAACTTCATGTAAAACATAAACGGAGAGGGGTTGGCCTGTCGCAGCCTGCGGTACAGATCAAAGGAGTTGCCGCTGAAGGGTGCGGAAAAGCGGGTGGAAAGCACCACCTGAATGCACTCTCCCTCAGCAATCAGATCCTTAACTTTATTGACCCCTTCCATATATTTTTCCTTACCCGGAACAGCCACCGGATCACCGACTTCGGTAGGTTCGCAGGTTGCACCGAAAACCGGAGGGGTAAACTCAAGATCAGCATCCTTATCAATAGAAAGAAAACAACAGCTGTGCTTGAGATGGTCAAAAAGAACGACCTTACCCGGCAAAGCCAGACGGACCTCGGCATCTTCAGCGGGAAGCCTGT from Desulfovibrio sp. JC022 includes:
- a CDS encoding response regulator; the protein is MEQQYPVLIVDDDAKLRDLLTQYLEGYGYKVSTLPSGEGIIEEVKNSSPAIVILDIMMPGKDGLEVLRELRPHSNVPVIMLTAKGEDTDRIVGLELGADDYISKPFNPRELLARIKAVLRRAQEPDRTATQNSGQIKVAGVVLHLAHQKLEIEGESVELSSTEFKLFKALMDNPGQPMTRDDLMTSVWGKDFNAFDRSIDVHISKLRALLKPYPDHESRIKTVWGTGYMFVSE
- a CDS encoding HAMP domain-containing sensor histidine kinase; translation: MKISRIYLKFFLSFMLVLIVSELAIFGLLHMSWEQSPRVNHMERQIFTVKDLAEMELGTAHLSPEYERKILTPLLKTLGNSLQADIWITGPYGEIVASSGSMIPDMSKFKQGETAKTKSGAYVYKKRNDGMKSVYGVYTAQLPVGYPFTYHLFHSFRKFDEEIWFMRAQIVLTIIAAIFLIPVSRRVIRPLRKLTASASRMGKGDLKQRVEIKGKDEVAELGQAFNNMAEGLEKMVKSSRELTANVSHELRSPLARMRISLEMLKERIEDGNTSGCDNFINGMQSEITHMDKLIGRIIEFSKLDMQKRPALNETADLKGLIVDLLEQYKYIADRNNLNVTTELAELKLPNCNRNGIRIIMDNILGNAFKYTDPEGTISVDLDEDGDNVCITVTNTHAPLLEEDLEEIFNPFHRLKAQEIPGSGLGLAAARKLVRIHGGTIKAENSAQGFKIIMTIPTKQV
- a CDS encoding GNAT family N-acetyltransferase is translated as MSITLSFELENIDWPQIAEIFEKAPLGTRDPEKLARAAANSELVCFAKDGGEFIGFARAITDGVFQAVIYDLCILPEYQSHGLGKKIMTAMMERLESINIILFAVPDKEGFYEKLGFKPMLTAMGCFKDEEGMIERGYLEG
- a CDS encoding ATP/GTP-binding protein codes for the protein MLLEFSVANFRSIGEEQTLYMQPAFKSKDEDHNILETGIRREPQALPVVAILGANASGKSNILKALDTLRQIISISANRTKNDNYSDYSFKLNPDYSQKPTIFKIKFLSFGKIYTYHIEITPEAITKENLTVVSSAKGSRIKTLIKREGQKTEFHKSIYHKKSFLDLWSADLNKQQTALAYLSNKGEVDTLESVVEWFSITGLISPDARAHLVTANTIMRQNEKKDPILKYLQNADFNICDIKITKGNTAKEDLTEKQRELLQVTNGRFHPDLKTHFAHTDTEGKIIYLSLEKDESNGTKTYFALASLILSALQIGATMWIDELDLSLHPYLIRRIIQLFTNKETNPKGAQLIFTTHDVTVMDKSLLRPDEIYFTEKDKETFETKLYSLSEFKGMGSVSKNDRGEKLYKDYLNGRFGAVPDVDWEGGI
- a CDS encoding RloB family protein, whose amino-acid sequence is MARPKRPSKSLRRKKVNVLLVCDGQTEQNYAKFVLNECLSSKNNPVVITPKTFTLVDQALRYMDRDPKDFDAVLFLRDLENDQLSQTQINNLKAELEQITKLGKKKKEKRKWAVFYNYPAIEIWYALHFCDKINACRNAGDSERQLKAVFSAYEKPMPRNKKEAEVFCINMDDAIKRSKSLNITAALPYANQLKSHKPLTNPMTEMPELIEFIKKVKPIS
- the trpA gene encoding tryptophan synthase subunit alpha, which gives rise to MSITKLADKINEAKAEGRIGLIPFLPGGYPNREQFWKEILELDENGADVIEIGMPFSDPVADGPVVEAASLKCLDDGINLKWILAGLSEHRAKIDAGVLLMGYYNPVLQYGLEKFAKDAQAAGVNGLIIADLPFEEGVEFRDLLAKHDIALIPLVGLNTEPERMALYSKGGNGFCYYVSVLGTTGGTVSLPEEVKTGLAKAQEVFDIPVALGFGLKEPSQLKEIEGLVDAAVFGSALIKHIDSGKSSAEFMKVWKK
- the trpB gene encoding tryptophan synthase subunit beta; its protein translation is MKRGYFGDFGGQFVPELLMPPLLELEEAMEKIMKSAEFQQEFARLLQDFVGRPTALTHCANISRDLGFNLWLKREDLAHTGAHKVNNTVGQALLTKMMGKPMLLAETGAGQHGVATATAAALLDLDCEIYMGALDVKRQSHNVRRMELLGAKCVPVESGTQTLKDAINAALRKWIAAQQTTHYCFGTAAGPHPFPLLVREFQAVIGREAKAQFKEKTGELPYMVVACVGGGSNAIGMFHEFVQEESVKIVGVEAAGTGEPGCTNSAPINLGTPGVLHGMNTLLLQTEEGQILPSHSIAPGLDYPGVGPEHVHLHASGRAQYGTVNDHQALNAFQMLCRKEGILPALESSHAVAWVLENRDSIPKDANVIVNLSGRGDKDMGILEDYLAEHGQ
- a CDS encoding phosphoribosylanthranilate isomerase, encoding MSLLVKVCGMTSVKDAAMCEELGANFLGFIFHPSSPRNVGADFARSIKTEGAKKVGVFVKQSVAEVIEILKNGNLDFAQLHGGQNEEFCKAVGKERVIKVLWPQKYESLKELQADIDRFAPHCAYMLFDAGKSGGGHGVAMAFNVFKDVTIPVPWLLAGGLSAENLSDALSTAKPNGVDLNSGVESEPGKKDKNKLGAAFAVMNR
- a CDS encoding indole-3-glycerol-phosphate synthase; translated protein: MLDKFRKAKQAELDMLARMKAQTQAGGKMFTLYAGERLSFANAIRRDENGLKVIAEYKRASPSKGDINLGLSAADVAKMYAAGGASAISVLTEEEYFKGNLSYLDEIKPSGLPMLRKDFLTDLMQIEQTLATPASALLIIVRMFEDDGYLKEMIEQTHAAGLDAVVEAFDDIDLKRAKQAGARIIQINNRDLDNLSIDMNRSIEFIKLKEEGEIWICASGISEPEDCAQMNELGYDTVLIGTSIMSSPDPQAKLAALVKGGRS
- the trpD gene encoding anthranilate phosphoribosyltransferase, whose amino-acid sequence is MSQIISEALTALSSGQDLTTEQADAVFEELFSGDMTNAQAGALLMGLRTKGETAVEVAAGVRAALREAKLIKGINSSCIDTCGTGGDGSNSFNCSTAVAIYLADMGYLVTKHGNRAVSSSCGSADVLEDLGVSLGTTVNEARDVLLRDKFVFMFAPNYHSAFGKIAPIRKELGIPTLFNLMGPLLNPARPTHQILGVGRPEILRLMAEVLVLTNVEKAYVIHGAGNFDELTPFGVNEAILVEGGKLTEVQIDPAAYGFATAKPEDVAVKDRPDALAAIRKVLKGTAPQAMLDMVALNLGAAISILDGVSLAEGMEKAKAKVAKGVDKEC
- a CDS encoding aminodeoxychorismate/anthranilate synthase component II — protein: MFLLVDNFDSFTFNLVQAFQQLGADPLVLRNDREEILELAESGKLERVCLSPGPSTPENAGLSLEFLSRLPKEIPVLGVCLGHQTLGHFAGAPVVRAGRIMHGKTSDIHHKNEGIFSGLDNPFNVCRYHSLVVNVDEAPDKLELTAWTDQDEVMGLRYKDRPWAGLQFHPESILSPDGPKLLKNFLDGKI
- a CDS encoding anthranilate synthase component I family protein, with the protein product MKIELTQYGKWLPADTQTPISLYLGLVGDAPGILLESAEVDGRMGRYSLIAWDFRLKLAPVNGKLSVECADSRLAGLASYSGMEFLDGMRAVMKALHLNVQPELGDLPPFTRGLYGTLGYGIAGMLEPKLKDRLPAEDAEVRLALPGKVVLFDHLKHSCCFLSIDKDADLEFTPPVFGATCEPTEVGDPVAVPGKEKYMEGVNKVKDLIAEGECIQVVLSTRFSAPFSGNSFDLYRRLRQANPSPFMFYMKFSREDILLGSSPEVMARCEKGRLEVRPIAGTRPRGKDAAGDRKFAEELLADPKEIAEHVMLVDLGRNDLGRIAKPGSVSVEKFKQIEYFSHVMHITSYVEADLRDDHDAIDVLQATFPAGTLSGAPKIRAMEIISEIEEVPRGPYGGCIGFIGLDKDTVNLDTGITIRSMWIRDGKCHWQAGAGIVYDSDPEMEWKECNNKARVLKEILQSEGGDVFTRG